From Trichoderma atroviride chromosome 1, complete sequence, one genomic window encodes:
- a CDS encoding uncharacterized protein (EggNog:ENOG41~TransMembrane:1 (o461-486i)), with translation MHMQSLIAFDCLIDRPEHLQGIVAQLVHSRHTPRTYPRLDSACQRLPLGNCIIFKLFNTIFSPSLNTLFFILFSITQIPGIERTHRPSLTGAMPAPNAKPLADRAAAKRQAVTTVSAIALVFILWPERFIIWRNLCFVPVAAWLTALVFDLKHGALDAWDDRVPAWMKRFIGADDSSSSYNNSRSSGAGAGARYGSSRAKSTTMPEYVLMHLGDTVSLVKKEAARIWETVSPILTEWFRQVIHFLTSQTSANRMPSPTSSPRKPSPEFTQYYGILVKLPRGPNVTAPFAPPFRMREASDRIIPRESKDASAVPSVLSSWDVDSRISFLLVEKTTWDDRDLTLRSKLAAGTHWNMSAQGRGNLRREMDRTEVAQISGIEVIGLGDGEYDALKKCRQCFRVLCQDWKYMRMLWDDVDFAAILAFLVMGPSTATKSAQIYRALCMLRADQAEVPKRGGPTIDSFLIAAATGGLAAPFVLPLMAGGLAAAAMRNRNGALPEQRRKAYKSLMMQFPELKALFDAEEREHKEEAIRKDCADEDEEWKDEGEDYYNDALNPFDW, from the exons ATGCACATGCAGTCTTTGATTGCTTTTGATTGCTTGATTGATCGGCCTGAGCATCTGCAAGGCATAGTCGCCCAACTGGTGCACTCCAGGCATACCCCGCGAACATACCCAAGACTCGACTCGGCGTGCCAGCGTTTGCCGTTGGGAAactgcatcatcttcaaactGTTTAATACCATTTTTTCACCCTCGTTGAATActctattttttattttgttcTCAATCACTCAAATCCCTGGCATAGAG CGCACTCACCGTCCATCGCTCACTGGAGCCATGCCCGCGCCCAACGCAAAGCCCCTCGCAGACCGGGCCGCTGCAAAGCGCCAGGCCGTCACCACCGTCTCGGCCATCgccctcgtcttcatcctaTGGCCAGAGCGCTTCATCATCTGGCGCAATCTCTGCTTCGTGCCCGTCGCGGCCTGGCTGACTGCGCTGGTCTTTGACCTAAAGCATGGCGCGCTCGACGCCTGGGATGACAGAGTCCCGGCCTGGATGAAGAGATTCATTGGCGCAgatgacagcagcagcagctacaacaacagcagaagcagtggagctggagctggagctcgcTATGGCTCAAGTCGAGCCAAATCCACGACAATGCCCGAGTATGTGCTCATGCATCTTGGGGATACCGTGTCTCTCGTcaagaaagaagctgcacGGATCTGGGAAACTGTTAGCCCAATTCTGACCGAATGGTTTCGCCAAGTCATCCATTTCCTCACCTCTCAAA CATCAGCAAACCGGatgccatcaccaacatccTCGCCTCGCAAGCCAAGCCCAGAGTTCACCCAGTACTACGGCATCTTGGTCAAGCTTCCCCGCGGTCCCAACGTCACAGCTCCTTTCGCGCCCCCATTTCGGATGCGAGAAGCCTCGGACAGGATCATTCCGCGAGAAAGCAAGGATGCCTCGGCCGTTCCGTCAGTGCTCAGCTCTTGGGACGTTGATTCTCGCATCTCGTTTCTTCTTGTCGAGAAGACGACCTGGGATGACCGAGACCTGACGCTTCGAAGCAAGTTGGCGGCTGGAACCCACTGGAACATGTCGGCTCAGGGCCGCGGCAACCTTCGCAGGGAAATGGACAGGACAGAAGTTGCACAGATTAGCGGCATCGAAGTGATTGGCCTTGGAGACGGGGAATACGATGCGTTGAAGAAATGTCGTCAGT GTTTCCGCGTCTTGTGTCAGGACTGGAAGTACATGCGGATGCTCTGGGACGACGTCGACTTCGCCGCCATCCTAGCATTCCTGGTGATGGGACCATCCACAGCCACAAAATCAGCCCAGATCTATCGAGCACTCTGCATGCTCAGAGCAGATCAGGCCGAGGTCCCAAAACGAGGCGGGCCAACCATTGACTCGTTCctgatagcagcagcaacaggcgGGCTTGCAGCACCCTTTGTGCTACCGCTCATGGCAGGCGGCTTAGCGGCTGCTGCCATGAGGAATCGCAATGGTGCACTGCCGGAGCAGAGGAGAAAGGCATACAAGAGCCTGATGATGCAATTCCCAGAGCTCAAGGCGCTGTTTGACGCAGAAGAGAGGGAACACAAAGAAGAGGCCATCAGGAAGGACTGcgccgatgaagacgaagagtggaaggacgagggcgaggattACTACAACGACGCTTTGAATCCATTTGATTGGTGA
- a CDS encoding uncharacterized protein (EggNog:ENOG41), producing MGRRPPVAKFSLAVRKNIRDEWENRKPDYEDRISAVLGAPWKIDIDLRQVCAYAEDGYAAEAPGSMISGYIDGELNTIAAARTITMDLDEGQKFSYCGCAVSGTGSLVILFREGYLGTNIDDACSLDNLENALNAAPSTASARHQPMSFIARAAIRSDWDAQTDAIKRQLGEILGRDIALEPRFEQAFDRLSAAAGDGDASWQRHLGAYHRMYYESLASYLVHQKFGEDDMLREAFHEGIDKATVVFRIVGREQLKRSAYNECVIEDGTLILQTTAEYYGTNIAEVANTLMEQL from the exons ATGGGCCGTCGTCCTCCTGTCGCAAAGTTCTCGCTCGCAGTTCGCAAGAACA TTCGCGATGAGTGGGAAAACAGAAAACCAGACTATGAAGATAGGATTTCCGCCGTGCTGGGTGCGCCGTGGAAAATCGACATTGATCTGCGCCAAGTCTGCGCGTATGCTGAGGATGGATATGCGGCCGAGGCTCCTGGTTCCATGATTTCAGG GTACATTGACGGC GAGCTCAACACCATTGCTGCGGCGCGAACAATCACCATGGACCTGGACGAAGGCCAAAAATTCTCCTACTGCGGCTGCGCCGTCTCTGGTACAGGATCCCTCGTCATTCTCTTCAGAGAGGGATATCTGGGCACCAACATCGACGATGCCTGCTCGCTCGACAACTTGGAGAATGCCCTCAACGCCGCCCCCAGCACTGCGTCGGCCCGTCACCAGCCCATGAGCTTCATCGCGCGCGCAGCCATTAGAAGCGACTGGGATGCGCAGACAGACGCAATCAAGCGGCAGCTCGGCGAGATTCTGGGCAGGGACATTGCCCTGGAGCCGCGGTTCGAGCAGGCCTTTGACAGGCtgagcgccgccgccggagatggagatgcatcGTGGCAGCGACACCTGGGCGCGTACCACAGGATGTACTACGAGAGTCTGGCGTCGTACCTCGTGCACCAGAAATTCGGCGAGGATGACATGCTGCGCGAGGCTTTCCACGAGGGCATCGACAAGGCGACGGTGGTGTTTCGCATTGTTGGCAGGGAGCAGCTGAAGCGCTCGGCTTACAACGAGTGCGTCATTGAGGATGGGACGTTGATCCTGCAG ACCACCGCCGAGTATTACGGCACAAACATTGCTGAAGTTGCCAACACGCTGATGGAGCAGCTGTAG